The following are encoded in a window of Ignavibacteriales bacterium genomic DNA:
- the acpP gene encoding acyl carrier protein: MESSEIMARVKKVVAQVLKIDKSTIDDNANFIFDLGADSMQSVALIAGFEQEFGIEMEEDKALQIQTVVDAVKFISGHLK; this comes from the coding sequence ATGGAATCTAGTGAAATAATGGCTCGTGTTAAGAAAGTCGTTGCTCAGGTGTTGAAAATAGATAAATCAACCATTGACGATAATGCAAATTTCATTTTTGACCTTGGTGCAGACTCGATGCAAAGCGTTGCACTCATTGCAGGATTTGAACAAGAATTTGGGATTGAAATGGAAGAGGATAAAGCTCTTCAAATTCAAACTGTAGTTGATGCAGTAAAGTTTATTAGTGGTCATTTAAAATAA
- a CDS encoding 6-phosphogluconolactonase: MIKTYDGTSAVEAVELARSGREYQYSPTEKIRIIEVDNFPLLGKLTAFRFIEWVLKNPGGVISLPTGKTPEHFIKWVNRILERWETKEIQSILNEYGIDGSKRPNMRSLSFVQIDEFFPMDSKQHNSFNHYVREFYIKGFGLSPEKALLIDATSLGLPPGKTMDEVFPDSIVDLSLRVRQMRTELEYLQRDTINRVDWFCMEYERKIRELGGIGFFLGGIGPDGHIAFNVRGSSFYSVTRLTGTNYETQAAAATDLGGIEVSRSRLVITIGLATITYNTDVTAIIIAAGDAKAKIVRQAIEKEKNPQYPATVLQDLEYGRFYLSKGAASLLTERRFIKIAQRKKIEDELADDIVISLALACKKQLKELNENDFKENRCGSELLHRTGCPFSDLTSGAKTRLIKKIEKGLQPVTKTTFFHTEPHHDDIMLGYLPYLYHLVRDPSNHHIFANLTSGFTSVSNSYFLSVVKKLSHYLEQDEFVSLLADGYFNPKDQSTRIEDMYLFLDGTAGHIQERKDEAEARRMLRNFIEVYGISDIKSLRRRAHNLEEYLHAQYPGAKDPPDIQTLKGMLREWEVELLWAYFGIEPSAIHPLRLGFYRGNIFSEEPEISRDVLPIYDLMKSIKPNIVTVAFDPEGSGPDTHYKVLMAIAEALRMYQKKSGDSSMRIWGYRNVWYRFKPAEADVIIPASLNTLSLMHTAFMNCFGSQSAASFPSHEHDGPFSELAQKIMVKQYNMIKTCLGKDYFQKHPHPRLRAARGLIFLKDMELTNFYQKVRELKQVTESVE, from the coding sequence ATGATAAAGACTTACGACGGGACATCTGCTGTTGAAGCAGTAGAATTGGCTCGAAGCGGCAGAGAGTACCAGTATTCTCCGACAGAAAAAATTCGGATTATCGAAGTCGACAATTTTCCATTACTTGGCAAGCTGACTGCATTCCGGTTTATCGAATGGGTATTGAAGAATCCCGGCGGGGTTATATCACTGCCGACAGGTAAAACTCCTGAACATTTTATCAAATGGGTGAATCGTATCTTAGAGCGATGGGAGACAAAAGAAATTCAATCGATACTTAATGAGTATGGCATAGATGGATCGAAGCGACCTAATATGCGCAGTCTTTCGTTTGTTCAAATTGATGAATTTTTCCCGATGGATTCAAAACAACACAATAGCTTCAATCATTATGTCCGTGAATTCTATATAAAAGGTTTTGGACTTTCTCCTGAAAAAGCACTTTTAATAGATGCAACCTCGCTAGGATTACCGCCCGGGAAAACTATGGATGAGGTTTTTCCAGACAGTATTGTCGACCTTTCACTCCGTGTTCGACAGATGCGTACTGAGTTAGAATATCTACAACGAGATACAATAAATCGCGTTGATTGGTTTTGTATGGAATATGAACGGAAAATTCGCGAATTAGGCGGCATTGGATTTTTCTTGGGCGGCATAGGTCCGGATGGACACATTGCTTTCAATGTTCGTGGATCGAGTTTTTATTCCGTAACACGTCTCACAGGTACGAATTATGAAACGCAAGCTGCAGCGGCGACGGACCTTGGGGGCATTGAAGTCTCACGTAGTAGACTGGTAATAACAATTGGTCTTGCGACGATCACTTACAATACTGATGTGACAGCAATCATTATTGCCGCTGGAGATGCAAAGGCAAAAATTGTCAGGCAGGCAATTGAAAAAGAAAAGAATCCTCAGTATCCGGCAACTGTACTGCAAGATTTAGAATATGGAAGGTTCTATCTTTCAAAAGGAGCAGCGAGTCTATTGACTGAACGCCGCTTCATAAAAATTGCTCAGCGAAAAAAAATCGAGGACGAGTTAGCTGATGATATAGTGATCTCACTCGCTCTTGCTTGCAAGAAACAACTCAAAGAGCTAAACGAAAATGATTTCAAAGAAAACCGCTGTGGTTCAGAACTTCTTCATCGTACTGGTTGTCCATTCAGTGATCTTACGTCTGGTGCAAAGACACGATTAATTAAAAAAATAGAAAAAGGGCTTCAACCTGTTACAAAAACTACTTTTTTCCATACTGAACCACATCATGACGATATAATGCTTGGATATCTGCCGTATCTTTATCATTTGGTCCGGGATCCCAGTAATCACCACATTTTTGCAAATCTTACATCTGGATTCACTTCGGTTTCTAATTCGTACTTCCTTTCAGTCGTTAAGAAGCTTAGTCATTATTTAGAGCAAGACGAATTTGTTTCATTACTTGCAGATGGGTATTTCAATCCAAAAGATCAATCGACACGAATTGAAGATATGTATTTATTTCTTGACGGCACAGCTGGTCATATTCAAGAACGTAAAGATGAAGCAGAAGCAAGGCGAATGTTACGAAATTTTATTGAGGTATATGGAATATCGGACATCAAATCTCTTCGACGTCGTGCGCACAACTTAGAGGAATACTTGCATGCACAATATCCTGGTGCCAAGGATCCACCGGATATTCAAACACTGAAAGGAATGCTGCGCGAATGGGAAGTCGAGTTGTTATGGGCTTACTTCGGTATCGAGCCATCGGCAATTCATCCTTTACGTCTTGGCTTTTATCGTGGAAACATATTTTCAGAAGAACCGGAAATAAGCCGAGATGTTCTGCCGATCTATGATTTAATGAAAAGTATAAAACCGAATATTGTAACAGTAGCATTCGATCCGGAAGGCAGTGGTCCAGATACACATTACAAAGTATTAATGGCAATCGCAGAGGCATTGAGAATGTACCAGAAAAAAAGCGGCGATTCTTCTATGAGAATTTGGGGATATCGAAATGTGTGGTACAGATTCAAACCGGCTGAAGCAGATGTTATTATTCCGGCATCGCTGAATACTTTATCTTTGATGCATACGGCATTTATGAATTGTTTTGGTTCTCAAAGTGCAGCATCGTTTCCAAGTCATGAACATGATGGGCCTTTCTCTGAACTCGCGCAAAAAATAATGGTAAAACAATATAATATGATTAAAACATGCTTAGGCAAAGATTATTTCCAGAAACATCCGCATCCACGATTGCGGGCAGCGCGGGGATTAATTTTTCTGAAGGATATGGAACTTACGAATTTCTATCAGAAGGTAAGAGAATTGAAGCAAGTAACGGAGTCAGTCGAGTAA
- a CDS encoding Na+:solute symporter, with amino-acid sequence MVLTLVDWIVIALYFGLNLGVGLYYRKRATKSVSDYFVSGRNVSWWLAGTSMVATTFAADTPLAVTGIVARNGIAGNWFWWSMLFSGMMTVFFYARLWRRANVLTDVEFAQIRYHGKPASFLRGFRALYMGLPVNLIILGWVNLAIVKIMMLVLGVSRIEALMIALGIMLITASISTLSGLWGVLVTDLFQFVLKMGMVIVLAICAVQASGGMDILLGKLHAIDANRQGSGSILSFIPDLNSSWMPMITFIVYVSVNWWASWYPGAEPGGGGYIAQRIFCAKDEKNSLLATLWFNIAHFAIRPWPWILVALVAVVRFQGDPSFAADPESGYIRILISDLPASLRGLMLAAFAAAYMSTVGTQLNWGASYLINDFYRPYIVKKGTEKHYVTMSQVSTMILMVLSAVVTYFMDSISGAWSFLIALGAGTGLVFLLRWFWWRVNAWSEVSAMAAALITSLIVQWKFGLLSQASQDPRGFAYLVLITMSITTIVWLVVTFLTGPEPKEKLLSFYRRVRPSPLLWGPIAKEATDVIPTKDGIFNLVDWLSGVAMIYSFLFGIGKIILGETVTGLMLLATGIVFGGIIYFDLNKRGWETIGK; translated from the coding sequence ATGGTACTTACACTTGTTGACTGGATCGTCATCGCGCTCTATTTCGGTTTGAATCTTGGCGTCGGTTTATATTATCGAAAACGAGCAACAAAAAGTGTTAGCGATTATTTTGTCTCGGGTCGCAATGTCTCTTGGTGGCTCGCAGGCACATCGATGGTTGCAACAACATTTGCAGCCGATACTCCACTGGCCGTTACTGGAATTGTTGCCCGAAATGGAATTGCGGGGAACTGGTTCTGGTGGAGCATGCTCTTCAGCGGAATGATGACCGTCTTTTTTTATGCGCGGCTGTGGCGGAGGGCGAATGTTCTTACCGACGTCGAGTTTGCGCAGATTCGATACCACGGGAAACCTGCAAGCTTCCTCCGTGGTTTTCGTGCGTTATATATGGGACTTCCGGTCAATCTTATTATTCTGGGATGGGTGAATTTAGCAATCGTCAAAATCATGATGCTCGTACTGGGTGTCTCCCGTATAGAAGCACTCATGATCGCTCTTGGAATCATGCTCATCACCGCTTCCATATCCACGCTCTCTGGCCTCTGGGGTGTATTAGTAACCGACCTCTTCCAGTTTGTACTTAAAATGGGTATGGTAATTGTTCTGGCAATTTGTGCTGTTCAAGCATCTGGAGGGATGGACATCCTTTTAGGAAAGCTTCATGCAATCGATGCAAACCGCCAGGGATCGGGATCGATCCTCTCGTTTATACCTGACCTTAATTCATCATGGATGCCTATGATAACATTTATAGTTTATGTATCAGTGAATTGGTGGGCATCGTGGTATCCTGGTGCAGAACCGGGAGGCGGTGGGTATATCGCACAACGTATCTTCTGTGCGAAAGATGAGAAAAATTCTTTACTTGCCACACTCTGGTTTAATATTGCTCATTTTGCAATTCGTCCGTGGCCATGGATTCTTGTTGCACTTGTTGCAGTCGTACGATTCCAAGGCGATCCCAGCTTTGCTGCCGATCCGGAATCAGGTTATATCCGAATACTTATTTCTGATCTTCCTGCCTCACTCCGCGGTCTGATGCTGGCGGCGTTTGCGGCGGCCTATATGTCAACAGTCGGAACACAACTCAATTGGGGTGCAAGCTATCTCATAAACGATTTCTATCGGCCCTATATAGTTAAAAAGGGAACTGAAAAACATTATGTTACTATGTCTCAAGTGAGTACGATGATTCTCATGGTTTTGTCTGCTGTGGTAACATACTTCATGGATTCGATTTCGGGTGCGTGGAGTTTTCTTATTGCACTGGGAGCAGGAACCGGACTTGTTTTTCTCCTCAGGTGGTTCTGGTGGCGCGTTAATGCGTGGAGTGAAGTCTCTGCAATGGCAGCGGCATTAATTACCTCGCTTATCGTACAATGGAAATTCGGTCTATTAAGTCAGGCAAGCCAAGATCCACGAGGATTTGCTTATCTTGTTTTGATTACGATGAGTATCACAACGATCGTCTGGCTCGTTGTCACATTTCTTACAGGTCCTGAACCGAAAGAAAAATTGCTGTCGTTTTACCGCCGTGTCCGGCCAAGCCCACTGCTCTGGGGTCCGATTGCAAAAGAAGCAACGGATGTCATCCCGACGAAAGATGGAATATTTAACCTGGTCGATTGGCTGAGCGGAGTCGCAATGATTTACTCATTCCTTTTTGGAATCGGAAAGATTATTCTCGGCGAGACAGTTACAGGGTTGATGTTACTTGCAACAGGTATCGTATTTGGAGGAATTATTTACTTCGACCTCAATAAACGAGGATGGGAAACTATCGGGAAGTAA
- a CDS encoding glycoside hydrolase family 18 protein — protein MSQKKQIIGYYPSWKWNRAHWLLTPDKIPYEKLTIINYAFFYPSADGKKIIGKDPKGDQMLLLEKKDENTGKYLPNTGLIDLAHQHGVKVMVSLGGWEDSDNFPKVSSTENTRQAFAHSCVEVIQKYGFDGIDIDWEFPCLADHKGTPQDKENFTKLLRATRESLDAYGKINDRHYLLTAALPATNSGAMNFEMEQVAQILDMLNIMTYDLNGEWDSLSGHNAPLYAPRTDDSLRNIDASLKLYTETFKVPRSKVNLGVPFYAHTYRECTALYTSHKGADVEHFSPKGCFYYDIVQSLDKFARKWDDRAKAPYLISPSWNTLVSYDDEESMGYKAQYVVDNKICGLIIWEITGDYLPDGTTPLLNVIYQKFNTSFKK, from the coding sequence ATGAGTCAGAAAAAACAAATCATAGGCTACTATCCATCTTGGAAATGGAATCGTGCACATTGGTTGTTGACGCCCGATAAAATTCCCTATGAAAAACTTACCATAATCAATTATGCTTTTTTCTATCCATCTGCAGACGGTAAGAAGATTATAGGAAAGGATCCCAAGGGCGATCAAATGTTGCTCTTGGAGAAAAAAGATGAGAACACCGGAAAGTATTTACCCAACACAGGATTAATTGATCTTGCACATCAACATGGTGTTAAAGTAATGGTCTCTCTTGGTGGTTGGGAAGATTCAGACAACTTTCCCAAAGTATCATCGACAGAAAACACACGACAAGCGTTTGCTCATTCTTGTGTTGAAGTCATTCAGAAATATGGATTTGATGGAATTGATATTGATTGGGAATTTCCTTGCCTTGCCGATCATAAAGGCACGCCACAGGATAAGGAGAATTTCACAAAACTCTTGAGAGCCACGAGGGAAAGTCTGGATGCTTATGGAAAAATAAACGACAGGCATTATCTGCTTACTGCTGCGCTTCCGGCAACAAATTCTGGAGCGATGAACTTTGAAATGGAACAAGTCGCTCAGATTCTTGATATGCTCAATATTATGACTTATGATTTAAATGGCGAATGGGATTCGTTAAGCGGCCACAACGCACCACTCTATGCGCCACGAACTGATGATTCCTTGCGAAATATCGATGCATCACTCAAACTTTACACAGAAACGTTTAAGGTACCTAGATCAAAAGTAAATCTTGGAGTTCCATTTTATGCACACACCTATCGTGAATGTACAGCGCTTTACACATCACATAAAGGGGCAGATGTGGAGCACTTCTCACCGAAAGGTTGTTTTTATTACGATATAGTTCAATCTCTAGATAAGTTTGCGAGAAAGTGGGATGACCGCGCCAAGGCACCATATCTCATTAGCCCATCCTGGAACACGCTTGTTTCTTATGATGACGAAGAGTCGATGGGATACAAAGCTCAATATGTTGTGGATAATAAAATATGCGGACTTATTATTTGGGAAATTACTGGCGACTATTTACCTGATGGTACAACACCATTATTAAATGTTATCTATCAAAAGTTCAATACCTCATTTAAAAAATGA
- a CDS encoding MFS transporter, with protein MALKEIKKTHPALWVPTLYTAEGLPFVVVNVVAVLMYKSLGIADARIAFFTSLVAFPWALKPLWGPLLEMFKTKKHFVLATQFLGGVSFGLLALSLHLPDYFTWTIILFGIIAINSAIHDTAADGVYINVLTSKEQAQYVGWQGAFYNVGKVLSQGAFVYIAGRLEKSIGVIPAWTIVMSGFGAILLMMSIYHWYFLPSGGQATQVKSVKESMVTFWDVVVTFFQKKYIIWGIVFLILYRFAEGQAIRIFPLFMRAARDQGGLGLSTEDIGMLYGFLPPLAFILGSVLSGYFTANRGLRKALIVLCAFFNIPFLAYTILAIYQPTSFVVITALVVFEYFGYGFGFVGLTLYMMQQIAPGKYKMAHYAFATSLMQFGFLIPSMVSGFVSDFLGYRDFFIWVMIATIPSFLVTWLVPFRKTEDDEVVNKTV; from the coding sequence ATGGCTTTGAAAGAAATTAAGAAGACGCACCCTGCTCTCTGGGTTCCAACCCTCTATACTGCCGAGGGATTACCGTTTGTCGTAGTTAATGTTGTTGCAGTTTTAATGTACAAAAGTCTTGGTATTGCCGATGCACGAATTGCATTTTTCACAAGTCTTGTTGCTTTCCCTTGGGCATTAAAACCACTGTGGGGACCGTTGCTTGAGATGTTTAAGACAAAAAAACATTTTGTTTTAGCAACACAATTTCTCGGCGGTGTTTCATTCGGATTGCTTGCACTCTCGCTTCATCTTCCGGATTATTTTACCTGGACAATTATTCTTTTCGGAATTATCGCAATCAATTCTGCAATTCATGATACTGCAGCAGACGGTGTCTATATCAACGTTTTAACTTCAAAGGAACAAGCTCAATATGTGGGGTGGCAGGGAGCTTTTTATAATGTAGGTAAAGTACTTTCACAAGGTGCATTTGTCTATATTGCTGGTCGGCTAGAAAAAAGTATAGGTGTTATTCCTGCCTGGACAATTGTTATGAGCGGCTTTGGCGCGATTCTTCTAATGATGAGCATCTATCATTGGTATTTTCTCCCTTCTGGAGGGCAAGCAACTCAGGTAAAAAGCGTAAAGGAATCAATGGTTACATTCTGGGATGTTGTTGTTACGTTTTTTCAAAAAAAATATATCATTTGGGGGATTGTATTTCTGATCCTTTATCGTTTTGCGGAAGGACAGGCAATCAGAATATTTCCTCTCTTCATGCGGGCAGCACGGGATCAGGGAGGTCTCGGACTATCGACAGAAGATATTGGTATGCTTTACGGTTTTTTACCACCACTAGCATTTATCCTTGGATCAGTTTTATCGGGATATTTTACAGCAAATCGTGGTTTGCGCAAGGCGTTAATCGTGTTATGCGCCTTTTTTAATATTCCATTCCTTGCCTATACAATATTAGCAATTTATCAACCGACAAGTTTTGTAGTGATTACTGCACTTGTCGTTTTTGAGTATTTTGGATATGGTTTTGGTTTTGTCGGACTTACATTGTATATGATGCAACAAATCGCTCCTGGAAAATATAAAATGGCTCACTATGCATTTGCGACATCATTGATGCAGTTTGGCTTTTTGATTCCGTCGATGGTCAGTGGTTTTGTGAGCGATTTCCTGGGGTATAGGGATTTCTTTATTTGGGTTATGATTGCAACTATTCCATCGTTCCTAGTGACATGGTTGGTGCCATTCCGAAAAACGGAAGATGATGAAGTAGTAAATAAAACTGTTTAA
- a CDS encoding family 10 glycosylhydrolase, translating into MRRREIIKSIGLGTLFLATNQLLPSKLFGTVLQSQKKDLKNWAWISSGKGKDIDYWKKKLENAKANGIDSVLLEVYNSRVAFYDTDRFPVEEDILSKFIPLCKSIGLELHAWMWTMPCNVDKIVKEHPEWYVVNGKGEPACEKPAYVDYYKFLCPCNEEAQEFIRGNVESLAKINEIDGVHLDYVRLPDVIIAIALQPKYGIVQDREYPQYDYSYSKSCREQFKAKSGIDPLTDLTDPSANKEWRQFRYDSVTNLVNDKLVPTAKKYNKKISAAVFPNWENVRQDWKNWDLDCYMPMLYHNFYNKDISWIAECTHKEINELKNPRPLYSGLFIPELTATEIKIACTKSVEAGASGISIFDLNSMDEEKWSAFKMVSKLN; encoded by the coding sequence ATGAGGCGAAGAGAAATAATAAAAAGCATTGGACTTGGAACATTGTTTTTAGCAACGAACCAATTGTTGCCAAGTAAGTTATTTGGGACAGTCTTACAAAGTCAAAAAAAGGATCTAAAAAATTGGGCCTGGATAAGCTCGGGAAAAGGGAAAGACATCGATTATTGGAAAAAGAAGTTAGAAAATGCAAAAGCTAATGGTATCGATTCAGTTCTACTCGAAGTTTATAATAGCAGAGTTGCCTTTTATGATACCGACAGATTTCCAGTTGAAGAAGATATTTTAAGCAAATTTATACCGCTGTGTAAATCTATAGGTCTGGAGTTACACGCATGGATGTGGACTATGCCTTGCAATGTTGATAAAATTGTAAAGGAACATCCTGAATGGTATGTAGTAAATGGCAAAGGCGAACCAGCTTGTGAAAAACCGGCTTATGTCGATTACTATAAATTTTTATGCCCGTGTAATGAAGAAGCGCAGGAGTTTATTCGCGGAAATGTTGAATCACTTGCTAAAATTAATGAAATTGATGGCGTACATCTCGATTATGTTCGTTTACCTGATGTCATTATTGCGATTGCTCTTCAACCAAAATATGGTATTGTCCAAGACAGGGAATACCCTCAATATGATTATTCATATTCAAAGTCATGCCGTGAGCAGTTTAAAGCAAAATCCGGTATAGATCCGCTTACCGATCTTACGGATCCTTCTGCGAATAAAGAATGGCGTCAGTTTAGATATGACAGTGTCACAAACCTTGTGAACGATAAGCTTGTTCCGACAGCAAAAAAATACAATAAGAAAATATCGGCGGCAGTTTTTCCAAATTGGGAGAATGTACGGCAAGATTGGAAAAACTGGGATCTCGATTGTTACATGCCTATGCTATATCATAACTTCTACAATAAGGATATTAGCTGGATAGCTGAGTGTACTCACAAGGAAATTAACGAATTAAAAAATCCAAGACCTTTATATAGCGGATTATTTATTCCTGAATTAACAGCGACAGAAATAAAAATTGCTTGCACAAAATCTGTCGAGGCCGGAGCATCCGGGATATCCATCTTTGATTTAAATAGTATGGATGAAGAAAAATGGTCTGCTTTTAAAATGGTATCGAAGCTTAACTGA
- a CDS encoding glycosyl hydrolase family 18 protein — translation MKNIVAIIVILFVTSHLMVAQSQYRVIGYYTSWGQSTLPVSSVKFNSLTHINYAFAEPNPNGSISGTADAALINAAHLAGCKILISLGGANSGSAFTAVTADSIKRKTFINNLAAYLTKNNYDGADIDWEGVGSSADSINIHVFIKQIHESFQQTNPSFLLTMAIGSSSYEGQWLDYPTLSEYVDWFNVMTYDMDQGWSGNSGYNAALYYDYIGQDYSVDQSIFYLTGGHSPLLQKSKLVLGVPFYGKYFYGSPRFDTTFTSRTTPSYSGINTLIQSGGWTRYWDSTAKVPYLKNGSSVITYDDSLSIAFKCQYAKTKGLAGIMIWELSQDVIGKSQPLLDAIAKEMLTPTNIVEQPLESRITNFILYDNYPNPFNPSTTIKFSLPRATQVSIRVYDVLGREIATLMDEFKFSGIGSVQFDASRYRLSSGVYFYRMTAGSFTETKRLLLVK, via the coding sequence GTGAAAAATATTGTGGCCATAATAGTAATTCTGTTTGTAACTTCCCATTTGATGGTTGCGCAATCTCAATATCGTGTCATTGGGTATTATACTTCGTGGGGACAATCAACACTTCCAGTATCATCTGTAAAATTTAATTCGCTCACGCATATTAATTACGCTTTTGCTGAGCCAAATCCAAATGGAAGTATTTCAGGCACTGCGGATGCTGCCTTGATTAATGCTGCACATCTGGCGGGATGCAAGATTTTAATATCTCTCGGAGGGGCAAATTCGGGAAGTGCTTTTACTGCTGTGACTGCAGATTCCATTAAGAGGAAGACATTTATTAATAATCTTGCTGCCTATCTTACTAAAAACAATTACGACGGAGCAGATATTGATTGGGAAGGTGTTGGCAGTTCCGCCGATAGTATAAACATACACGTTTTTATAAAACAAATTCATGAATCCTTTCAGCAAACAAATCCTTCTTTTTTATTGACTATGGCTATCGGTTCTAGCTCTTATGAAGGGCAGTGGCTTGACTATCCAACTCTGAGCGAATATGTAGATTGGTTTAATGTAATGACATATGACATGGATCAGGGATGGAGCGGAAACTCAGGTTACAATGCTGCCCTCTATTACGATTACATAGGACAAGACTATTCTGTAGATCAAAGCATTTTTTATTTAACTGGAGGACATTCGCCGCTTCTACAGAAATCTAAACTTGTACTTGGTGTTCCATTCTATGGAAAATATTTTTACGGTTCACCACGTTTTGACACAACATTTACTAGCAGGACAACCCCTTCTTATAGTGGCATAAATACTTTGATCCAATCAGGTGGGTGGACACGTTACTGGGATAGTACAGCAAAGGTTCCATATTTAAAAAATGGGTCATCGGTGATAACATATGATGATTCTTTGTCTATTGCTTTTAAGTGCCAATATGCAAAAACAAAGGGATTGGCAGGAATAATGATTTGGGAACTCAGCCAAGACGTCATCGGAAAGTCGCAACCTTTATTAGATGCTATTGCTAAGGAAATGTTGACGCCAACGAATATTGTTGAACAGCCGTTGGAATCGCGTATTACAAATTTTATTCTTTATGACAATTATCCAAATCCATTCAATCCATCTACGACAATTAAATTTTCATTACCGAGGGCAACACAAGTCTCGATAAGAGTGTATGATGTATTAGGCAGGGAAATAGCAACACTCATGGATGAATTCAAATTTTCAGGAATTGGATCCGTTCAATTTGATGCTTCAAGATACCGTTTATCAAGCGGTGTTTATTTCTATCGAATGACTGCTGGTTCATTTACAGAAACAAAACGGCTTCTTTTAGTTAAGTAG
- a CDS encoding T9SS type A sorting domain-containing protein, with amino-acid sequence MNFNGFKAGNMVLLFFLYILFFGITDIAFAQQRAVLSIGITPASELVVVVQASFHSDYGCMYPLTYQFDIPQGSSGLKVWKKNFSTDTWKSITEKTVNDFFNGIEAVRFDYPKNRAYVSVAFSVDTDSLLLEITDSNDNTIFPLYAGISKYYDNRRSAVTVTADDWQWASVANWGASQLVSLFRSYNLYVTVGVISDFHYTDLATWSVLQRQVDSGFVEVAAHSRNHLHTPYADPTGEINGCYDDIVNHLTLSEPFRRNSKEYVYAWIAPYGEFDHTTDSILTIRKYLIPRLYQTGYMNFSAWNDTMGHFEPCNPTLEIGVDTNLATMNAIFALTVRSGAVYHIMWHPQTLYNDRNKSYLINHLSNISNHKDVLYANFGHLYLYHLIQQANINTTVGIDRANNVAFKFELKQNYPNPFNPSTTILYNLSKPENVTLEIFDALGRQVKTVLRDMHQSMGQHQVIVDMGDYSSGVYFYELKAGNHLQMKPMVLLK; translated from the coding sequence ATGAACTTTAATGGATTTAAAGCGGGTAATATGGTACTACTATTCTTTCTTTATATACTCTTCTTTGGTATTACCGATATAGCTTTTGCACAGCAGAGAGCTGTTCTTTCAATAGGGATAACACCAGCGAGCGAACTTGTCGTTGTTGTGCAAGCTAGTTTTCATTCCGACTACGGATGTATGTATCCCTTGACTTACCAATTCGATATTCCGCAAGGTTCGAGTGGGTTAAAAGTCTGGAAAAAAAATTTCTCAACAGATACTTGGAAAAGTATTACTGAAAAGACTGTCAATGATTTTTTTAATGGGATAGAAGCTGTTCGCTTTGATTATCCCAAAAACCGGGCATATGTATCTGTTGCATTTTCTGTTGATACGGATTCACTTTTATTAGAAATCACTGATAGCAATGACAATACAATTTTTCCCCTCTATGCTGGAATCTCAAAATATTATGACAACCGTCGCTCTGCTGTTACAGTGACTGCTGATGACTGGCAATGGGCGAGTGTTGCTAATTGGGGTGCCAGTCAATTAGTAAGCCTTTTTCGATCGTATAATCTCTATGTTACTGTCGGTGTAATTTCCGATTTTCATTATACTGATTTAGCCACCTGGAGTGTCTTACAACGACAGGTGGATTCTGGCTTTGTTGAAGTAGCTGCGCATAGCAGAAATCATTTGCATACACCGTACGCGGACCCTACGGGCGAAATAAATGGATGTTATGACGATATAGTCAATCATCTAACCTTGTCGGAGCCCTTTCGAAGAAATTCTAAAGAATATGTCTATGCATGGATCGCTCCGTATGGCGAATTCGATCATACGACTGATTCAATACTTACAATTCGGAAATATCTTATTCCGAGATTATATCAAACCGGATATATGAATTTTAGCGCGTGGAATGATACGATGGGGCATTTTGAGCCCTGCAATCCAACATTGGAAATTGGTGTTGATACAAATCTTGCAACTATGAACGCTATATTCGCTTTAACTGTGCGTAGTGGCGCCGTTTATCATATTATGTGGCACCCTCAAACTTTATATAATGATCGTAATAAATCTTACCTTATCAATCATTTATCTAATATTAGCAATCACAAAGATGTATTATACGCTAACTTTGGACATTTGTACCTTTACCATTTAATACAGCAAGCGAACATAAATACAACTGTCGGCATAGATAGGGCGAATAACGTAGCGTTTAAGTTTGAGCTTAAGCAAAACTATCCGAATCCTTTTAATCCATCAACAACCATTCTCTATAATCTTTCAAAACCAGAAAATGTGACATTGGAAATCTTCGATGCACTCGGACGTCAAGTTAAGACGGTTCTCAGGGACATGCATCAATCCATGGGACAGCATCAAGTTATTGTTGATATGGGAGATTATTCAAGTGGTGTTTATTTTTATGAATTAAAGGCAGGGAATCATCTTCAAATGAAGCCGATGGTTTTATTGAAATAA